The DNA segment TCGCGCAGCGCCCGCCCGGCCCGGCCCCGCTCGTCGTCTTCGCCACCGCCTTCGACCACTACGCGGTCCGGGCGTTCGAGCATCACGCCGCCGACTACCTGCTCAAGCCCTACGACTACGCGCGCTTCTCGGCGACCCTGGCCCACGTCAAAGAGCGGCACCGGCACCGACAAGCCCGCGAGGTGCAGGACCGCCTGGGCAGCCTCCTCGACGCCGTCCAGCCGCCGCGCCCTTACCTCGACCGCCTTGCCGTCAAGCACGCCGACCGCGTCGAACTCGTGTCGGTCGATCAGGTAGACTGGATCCGGGCTGAGGGCAACTACGTGCTCGTCCGAGCCGGTGGGCGGGAGCACCTGATCCGGGAGCGCCTCAGCAAGGTCGCAAGCACCCTCGACCCGCGCCGGTTCCCGCGCATCCACCGCTCCACGATTGTCAACCTCGACCGGGTGGCGGCGCTCCACCCGGCGTCGCACGGCGACTACACCGTCGTGCTCCGCGACGGGACCGAGTTGGCAATGAGCAGGACCTACCGAGAGGCCCTGCGCGAGGTACTCCAGATCGGCTTCTGACGGCGCGCGGCGGACCGGGTCGTGTGTCTCCTGTCCGTCTTGCCCCGGCGCTGTCCGCGCTGTCCCAAAGTACGTGACGTCGGCCAGGAGGCCGGCTAGGTTGCAGTTCGCGGCACTCTTCTGCCTCCGAACCTGACCTGACCTATGCGCCTTCTTACGCTCGCGCTCTTTGTTCTTCTCGCCCCCGCTGCCTCAGCCCAGGTCGTGACGAGCTTTCCGCTCGACGCGCCGACCAGCATGGACGCCATCTCGACCGGGATCGACGGCACGCTCTACGCCGCCGCCGGCTTCCGGGGCTCCGCAGTCTACACCCTCAGCCGGACCGGCACCGTCACCGCGATTGCGGACGGACTAGACGGCCCCATCGAGGTCGCGCAGGCACCCGACGGCACGCTCTTCGCCACCAACTTCAACGCTGCCGAGGTCAGCCGCATCAGCGCGACCGGCGAGGTGGAACCCTATGCCTCGACGCGCCCAGGTCCGGCCGGCCTCCTGGCCGGACCCGATGGCACGCTCTACCTGACGGAGTACGGACCACCCACGTCGCTCGGCGGCACGACGGTCGCGGAGATCGAGCCGGAGGGCTTCGCCAAGCCGTACGCTTCGGGCGGTACGCTGTCGAGCCCGGTCGGGATCGCCCGCAGCGAGGACGGCACCCTCTACGTGGCCAACATCTTCGACGGGCGGATCACCCGCGTCACGCCGGACGGCACGCAGTCGCTGTTCGCCTCGCTCCCCCCGACGAGTCCATTCACGATTGGCCACCTCGTCTGGGCAGGCGGACGGCTCTACGCTACCTATCTCGGGGCGAACCAGGTATGGGTGTTCGAGCCGGACGGCAGTGGGAGCGTCTACGCCGGCAGCGGGAGCGCAGGGCAGGACGACGGTCCAGCGAGCGAGGCCACGTTCGATCAGCCGAACGGCATCACGGCCTCCGTTACCGGCGACACGCTCTTCGTCTCCGAGTTGGGGGCCGGCCCCACCGACAGGATTCGGATGATTGTCCCGGCGACGACCGC comes from the Bacteroidota bacterium genome and includes:
- a CDS encoding LytTR family DNA-binding domain-containing protein; its protein translation is MPDRTLEARLRVVVVDDEPPARRKLAAWLERDAEVEIVALCANGYEALDVLAEGPVDVLFLDVQMPELSGFDVLAQRPPGPAPLVVFATAFDHYAVRAFEHHAADYLLKPYDYARFSATLAHVKERHRHRQAREVQDRLGSLLDAVQPPRPYLDRLAVKHADRVELVSVDQVDWIRAEGNYVLVRAGGREHLIRERLSKVASTLDPRRFPRIHRSTIVNLDRVAALHPASHGDYTVVLRDGTELAMSRTYREALREVLQIGF
- a CDS encoding FlgD immunoglobulin-like domain containing protein produces the protein MRLLTLALFVLLAPAASAQVVTSFPLDAPTSMDAISTGIDGTLYAAAGFRGSAVYTLSRTGTVTAIADGLDGPIEVAQAPDGTLFATNFNAAEVSRISATGEVEPYASTRPGPAGLLAGPDGTLYLTEYGPPTSLGGTTVAEIEPEGFAKPYASGGTLSSPVGIARSEDGTLYVANIFDGRITRVTPDGTQSLFASLPPTSPFTIGHLVWAGGRLYATYLGANQVWVFEPDGSGSVYAGSGSAGQDDGPASEATFDQPNGITASVTGDTLFVSELGAGPTDRIRMIVPATTATEGPAPPAQRLQLAPGYPNPFANATTLRFTLGAPAEVTLTVFDVLGREVDRVPVGPRPAGTHSVAWRPDGLAAGAYLLRLTAGGAYATRTVAYRP